Proteins encoded in a region of the Populus nigra chromosome 3, ddPopNigr1.1, whole genome shotgun sequence genome:
- the LOC133688824 gene encoding glycerol-3-phosphate dehydrogenase [NAD(+)] GPDHC1, cytosolic codes for MVGSIKAVNHHNNGCGLEEKLDELRSLLGKADGDPLRIVGVGAGAWGSVFAALLQDSYGQFREKVQIRIWRRSGRAVDRATAEHLFEVINSREDVLRRLIWRCAYLKYVEARLGDRTLFADEILKDGFCLNMIDTPLCPLKVVTNLQEAVWDADIVVNGLPSTETREVFEEISQYWKERITAPIIISLAKGIEAALKPVPRIITPTQMINRATGVPMENILYLGGPNIASEIYNKEYANARICGADKWRKPLAKFLRQPHFIVWDNSDLVTHEVMGGLKNVYAIGAGMVAALTNESATSKSVYFAHCTSEMIFITHLLAEEPEKLAGPLLADTYVTLLKGRNAWYGQMLAKGEISRDMGDSISGKGMIQGVSAVGAFYELLSQSSLSVLHPDEKKPVAPVELCPILKTLYKILIIREQSSQAILQALRDETLNDPRERIEIAQSHAFYRPSLLGQP; via the exons ATGGTTGGAAGTATTAAGGCAGTGAATCATCATAATAATGGATGTGGTCTAGAAGAGAAGCTTGATGAGCTTCGAAGCCTTCTCGGCAAGGCTGATGGTGATCCATTGAGAATTGTTGGTGTTGGGGCAGGTGCTTGGGGAAGTGTTTTTGCAGCTTTGCTGCAGGATAGTTATGGCCAATTTCGAGAGAAGGTCCAAATCAGGATATGGAGAAGGTCTGGAAGAGCTGTTGATAGAGCCACAGCAGAACATCTCTTTGAAGTGATCAATTCGAGGGAGGATGTATTGAGGAGGTTGATCTGGCGATGTGCGTATTTGAAGTACGTTGAGGCCAGGCTTGGCGACCGGACTCTTTTTGCAGATGAGATTTTGAAAGATGGATTTTGCTTGAACATGATTGACACACCACTTTGTCCTTTGAAGGTTGTGACTAACTTGCAAGAGGCTGTTTGGGATGCTGATATTGTGGTAAATGGCTTGCCTTCCACGGAGACACGTGAGGTGTTCGAAGAGATCAGTCAATATTGGAAGGAGAGAATCACAGCACCTATCATCATCTCTTTGGCAAAGGGTATAGAAGCTGCATTAAAACCTGTTCCTCGAATAATCACACCTACGCAAATGATTAACAGAGCGA CTGGAGTGCCAATGGAAAATATACTTTATCTTGGTGGACCAAATATTGCTTCAGAAATATACAACAAGGAATATGCTAATGCTCGAATATGTGGAGCTGACAAGTGGAGAAAGCCTCTTGCTAAGTTTTTGAGGCAGCCCCATTTCATTGTATGGGACAACAGTGACCTCGTCACTCATGAAGTCATGGGTGGCCTGAAGAATGTCTATGCCATTGGAGCTG GAATGGTAGCAGCCCTTACTAATGAAAGCGCTACCAGCAAGTCAGTCTACTTTGCACATTGTACATCAGAGATGATATTCATTACTCATCTACTGGCGGAAGAACCTGAGAAGCTTGCAGGGCCTTTGCTGGCGGACACATATGTAACCTTGTTAAAGGGTCGTAATGCATGGTACGGACAAATGTTAGCCAAAGGGGAAATAAGCCGGGATATGGGTGATAGCATCAGTGGGAAAGGAATGATTCAG GGTGTTTCAGCAGTTGGAGCATTCTATGAACTCCTGAGTCAGTCAAGCTTGAGCGTGTTACACCCTGATGAAAAGAAGCCTGTTGCTCCCGTTGAGCTCTGTCCCATCTTAAAAACGTTGTATAAAATACTGATAATAAG GGAGCAATCATCACAAGCTATTCTGCAAGCGCTGAGGGACGAAACACTGAACGACCCCCGGGAACGCATTGAGATTGCACAAAGCCATGCTTTCTACAGGCCTTCTCTTCTTGGCCAGCCTTAG
- the LOC133689856 gene encoding uncharacterized protein LOC133689856, whose translation MAASETKTNLEGVLKPFYQRASEAEDRLSRLEASVASNRDAGSEEHLKTISELQAKLEGANAELALEREKAKKLAVENGKLQYRVIHLVHAIREGDAKLESLKGGSEASAEAISKLENLRL comes from the exons ATGGCAGCTTCTGAGACAAAAACCAACCTTGAAGGTGTCCTCAAACCCTTCTATCAAAGAGCTTCTGAAGCTGAG GATCGGCTGTCAAGACTGGAAGCTTCCGTTGCAAGTAATAGAG ATGCTGGAAGCGAGGAACATTTGAAAACTATAAGTGAACTTCAGGCAAAGCTAGAAGGTGCAAATGCAGAGCTAGCTTTGGAACGAGAAAAG GCTAAGAAGCTTGCTGTGGAAAATGGAAAGCTCCAGTATCGTGTTATTCATCTTGTCCATGCAATCAGGGAGGGTGATGCTAAGTTGGAGAGTCTAAAAG GTGGTTCAGAAGCAAGTGCAGAGGCTATCTCGAAATTGGAGAATTTACGATTATGA
- the LOC133689855 gene encoding uncharacterized protein LOC133689855 isoform X1, giving the protein MDWDLWGPPNDIVAEESGFDNPQRDFYFDVIDEEALNEKYRVWVLRILIKKADTEILELEQDLLSSQTELAWVENEDWPDVCCNALREKIDFLDISIKYLRNKDKNDIEVRLLMYTQPVETLDEILKALFRNYIRKRDKQLKDAIVLGSSSDAPRHTTNGLEKEKRLSNCNLETITSEKTKDCNSTPTEYGAVLSPSLNLQEKKTGNSKRTSADIKDFSPQSSEVAPDFSDEKKSLSFCGPKYTGKRDARERGLAPKDEKLIQSSSSKSAYKGRHGLKSVKVEPTENSVSNSTIYALENAVVLSYKEKPGDSDSTATKEVEEHSSISTPDVVISSSLKPMAKKTDLGKIVKPAGAIIKNVSAEALRRAAGLNAKKNNSDCALGTFKQANCSDSDIEQKFCEFAPKAAQKRSVKELKIAAAHDIVSLKSPQKTNGKKKTPLIVKLRETDLTDTENCALTSLLEMQDHEGKNAAKLQPDEEKPMLVEVQMTETSADEERSSMNLLSNPQKEKGKRNIKSNPPIVHETVFSKLILNSSSSSISESNKKRKSRVGPQNSSLNKSLSGKITKKAVRADKGETKEHGAATDNTPNSLLEPQNKKRVCVNFPHLLGTEDSSVQMDLSSSLGDTIDGARNDDLSVEKSCSICDSSYEVVASGIADISNLRDLRLPKLRTIAGRLKLTKYSKLRKELLVELISERLAN; this is encoded by the exons ATGGATTGGGATCTTTGGGGTCCACCAAATGATATAG TGGCAGAAGAAAGCGGTTTTGATAATCCCCAGCGTGACTTTTACTTTG ATGTGATAGATGAAGAAGCTTTGAATGAGAAATACCGTGTGTGGGTGCTGAGGATTTTGATAAAGAAGGCAGATACAGAGATTCTTGAACTGGAACAAGATTTGTTATCCTCGCAGACTGAACTAGCTTGGGTTGAAAATGAAGACTGGCCTGATGTATGTTGTAATGCTTTGAGAGAGAAGATTGATTTCCTGGATAtctcaataaaatatttgaggaATAAAGACAAGAATGATATTGAGGTTCGTTTACTAATgtatacacaacctgttgaaacaTTGGACGAAATTTTGAAGGCCCTTTTCAGAAATTACATCCGCAAAAGAGATAAGCAG CTTAAGGATGCCATTGTCTTGGGTTCAAGCTCAGATGCTCCACGACACACAACCAATGGTTTGGAAAAGGAGAAAAGGTTGAGCAACTGCAATTTGGAAACAATTACAAGTGAGAAAACCAAGGACTGTAATTCTACTCCAACAGAATATGGTGCAGTTTTAAGTCCATCTTTGAATCTTCAAGAGAAGAAAACTGGCAATTCAAAG CGTACGAGTGCTGATATCAAAGACTTCTCCCCACAGTCTTCAGAAGTGGCACCTGATTTCTCTGATGAGAAGAAATCACTGAGCTTCTGTGGTCCAAAATATACTGGGAAAAGGGATGCCAGAGAGCGTGGGTTAGCTCCAAAAGATGAAAAACTGATCCAAAGTTCATCTTCAAAATCTGCATACAAGGGAAGACATGGTCTAAAATCAGTTAAAGTTGAG CCTACAGAAAATAGTGTGAGTAATTCCACTATATACGCTTTGGAAAATGCAGTTGTCCTCTCCTACAAGGAAAAACCTGGTGATTCAGATTCAACTGCAACCAAAGAAGTTGAAGAACACAGTTCTATATCTACACCTGATGTTGTCATCTCAAGTTCTTTGAAGCCTATGGCGAAGAAAACAGATCTCGGAAAAATAGTCAAG CCTGCGGGTGctattataaaaaatgttagTGCAGAAGCTCTGAGACGTGCAGCTGGCCTCAatgcaaagaaaaacaattctgaTTGTGCACTAGGTACTTTTAAACAGGCTAATTGCAGTGACTCTGATATAGAGCAAAAATTTTGCGAGTTTGCTCCAAAAGCAGCACAAAAACGAAGTGTGAAAGAATTAAAGATTGCTGCAGCTCACGATATAGTTTCATTGAAGTCACCTCAGAAGACAAATGGCAAAAAGAAAACTCCTTTAATTGTGAAGTTGAGAGAAACTGATCTGACTGACACTGAAAATTGTGCCTTGACTTCACTTCTAGAGATGCAAGATCATGAAGGGAAAAATGCAGCCAAGCTGCAGCCTGATGAAGAAAAACCTATGCTAGTTGAAGTTCAGATGACTGAAACTTCTGCTGATGAGGAAAGGTCCAGCATGAACTTGTTATCGAATCCacagaaagaaaagggaaagaggaATATCAAGTCAAATCCACCAATTGTCCATGAAACTGTTTTCTCCAAACTGATACTTAATTCAAGCTCGTCTTCTATTTCAGAAAGCAATAAGAAACGAAAATCCAGAGTTGGCCCACAAAATTCCAGTTTAAATAAGTCTTTGAGTGGGAAGATCACAAAGAAAGCAGTTCGGGCTGACAAGGGTGAAACTAAAGAACATGGTGCAGCAACTGATAATACCCCAAATTCATTATTAGAGCCACAGAACAAGAAAAGGGTATGTGTAAATTTTCCTCACCTTTTGGGGACTGAAGATTCATCTGTTCAAATGGATTTATCTAGTTCGCTTGGGGACACAATTGATGGTGCAAGAAACGATGACCTTTCGGTTGAGAAGTCTTGCTCAATCTGTGATTCCAGTTATGAGGTTGTGGCATCAGGGATTGCTGATATAAGCAACTTGAGGGACTTGCGTTTACCTAAACTGAGGACTATTGCAGGCCGACTTAAACTAACCAAATATAGTAAGCTTCGGAAGGAGTTGCTAGTTGAATTGATATCCGAGCGTCTTGCGAATTGA
- the LOC133689855 gene encoding uncharacterized protein LOC133689855 isoform X2: MDWDLWGPPNDIVAEESGFDNPQRDFYFDVIDEEALNEKYRVWVLRILIKKADTEILELEQDLLSSQTELAWVENEDWPDVCCNALREKIDFLDISIKYLRNKDKNDIEVRLLMYTQPVETLDEILKALFRNYIRKRDKQRTSADIKDFSPQSSEVAPDFSDEKKSLSFCGPKYTGKRDARERGLAPKDEKLIQSSSSKSAYKGRHGLKSVKVEPTENSVSNSTIYALENAVVLSYKEKPGDSDSTATKEVEEHSSISTPDVVISSSLKPMAKKTDLGKIVKPAGAIIKNVSAEALRRAAGLNAKKNNSDCALGTFKQANCSDSDIEQKFCEFAPKAAQKRSVKELKIAAAHDIVSLKSPQKTNGKKKTPLIVKLRETDLTDTENCALTSLLEMQDHEGKNAAKLQPDEEKPMLVEVQMTETSADEERSSMNLLSNPQKEKGKRNIKSNPPIVHETVFSKLILNSSSSSISESNKKRKSRVGPQNSSLNKSLSGKITKKAVRADKGETKEHGAATDNTPNSLLEPQNKKRVCVNFPHLLGTEDSSVQMDLSSSLGDTIDGARNDDLSVEKSCSICDSSYEVVASGIADISNLRDLRLPKLRTIAGRLKLTKYSKLRKELLVELISERLAN; the protein is encoded by the exons ATGGATTGGGATCTTTGGGGTCCACCAAATGATATAG TGGCAGAAGAAAGCGGTTTTGATAATCCCCAGCGTGACTTTTACTTTG ATGTGATAGATGAAGAAGCTTTGAATGAGAAATACCGTGTGTGGGTGCTGAGGATTTTGATAAAGAAGGCAGATACAGAGATTCTTGAACTGGAACAAGATTTGTTATCCTCGCAGACTGAACTAGCTTGGGTTGAAAATGAAGACTGGCCTGATGTATGTTGTAATGCTTTGAGAGAGAAGATTGATTTCCTGGATAtctcaataaaatatttgaggaATAAAGACAAGAATGATATTGAGGTTCGTTTACTAATgtatacacaacctgttgaaacaTTGGACGAAATTTTGAAGGCCCTTTTCAGAAATTACATCCGCAAAAGAGATAAGCAG CGTACGAGTGCTGATATCAAAGACTTCTCCCCACAGTCTTCAGAAGTGGCACCTGATTTCTCTGATGAGAAGAAATCACTGAGCTTCTGTGGTCCAAAATATACTGGGAAAAGGGATGCCAGAGAGCGTGGGTTAGCTCCAAAAGATGAAAAACTGATCCAAAGTTCATCTTCAAAATCTGCATACAAGGGAAGACATGGTCTAAAATCAGTTAAAGTTGAG CCTACAGAAAATAGTGTGAGTAATTCCACTATATACGCTTTGGAAAATGCAGTTGTCCTCTCCTACAAGGAAAAACCTGGTGATTCAGATTCAACTGCAACCAAAGAAGTTGAAGAACACAGTTCTATATCTACACCTGATGTTGTCATCTCAAGTTCTTTGAAGCCTATGGCGAAGAAAACAGATCTCGGAAAAATAGTCAAG CCTGCGGGTGctattataaaaaatgttagTGCAGAAGCTCTGAGACGTGCAGCTGGCCTCAatgcaaagaaaaacaattctgaTTGTGCACTAGGTACTTTTAAACAGGCTAATTGCAGTGACTCTGATATAGAGCAAAAATTTTGCGAGTTTGCTCCAAAAGCAGCACAAAAACGAAGTGTGAAAGAATTAAAGATTGCTGCAGCTCACGATATAGTTTCATTGAAGTCACCTCAGAAGACAAATGGCAAAAAGAAAACTCCTTTAATTGTGAAGTTGAGAGAAACTGATCTGACTGACACTGAAAATTGTGCCTTGACTTCACTTCTAGAGATGCAAGATCATGAAGGGAAAAATGCAGCCAAGCTGCAGCCTGATGAAGAAAAACCTATGCTAGTTGAAGTTCAGATGACTGAAACTTCTGCTGATGAGGAAAGGTCCAGCATGAACTTGTTATCGAATCCacagaaagaaaagggaaagaggaATATCAAGTCAAATCCACCAATTGTCCATGAAACTGTTTTCTCCAAACTGATACTTAATTCAAGCTCGTCTTCTATTTCAGAAAGCAATAAGAAACGAAAATCCAGAGTTGGCCCACAAAATTCCAGTTTAAATAAGTCTTTGAGTGGGAAGATCACAAAGAAAGCAGTTCGGGCTGACAAGGGTGAAACTAAAGAACATGGTGCAGCAACTGATAATACCCCAAATTCATTATTAGAGCCACAGAACAAGAAAAGGGTATGTGTAAATTTTCCTCACCTTTTGGGGACTGAAGATTCATCTGTTCAAATGGATTTATCTAGTTCGCTTGGGGACACAATTGATGGTGCAAGAAACGATGACCTTTCGGTTGAGAAGTCTTGCTCAATCTGTGATTCCAGTTATGAGGTTGTGGCATCAGGGATTGCTGATATAAGCAACTTGAGGGACTTGCGTTTACCTAAACTGAGGACTATTGCAGGCCGACTTAAACTAACCAAATATAGTAAGCTTCGGAAGGAGTTGCTAGTTGAATTGATATCCGAGCGTCTTGCGAATTGA
- the LOC133690183 gene encoding UDP-URONIC ACID TRANSPORTER 1 → MSSSKKHALFIASLVILWYSSNIGVLLLNKLLLSNYGFRFPIFLTMCHMSACAILSYLSIVFFKIVPLQVVKSKPQFLKIATLSVVFCGSVVGGNISLRYLPVSFNQAVGATTPFFTAVFAYLMTFKREAWVTYGALVPVVVGVIIASGGEPGFHLFGFIMCISATAARAFKSVLQGILLSSEGEKLNSMNLLLYMSPIAVLVLLPAALVMEPNVLDVTLELGRKHKYMWLLLLLNSTMAYSANLTNFLVTKHTSPLTLQVLGNAKGAVAVVISIFIFRNPVTFVGIAGYSMTVLGVVAYGEAKRRFR, encoded by the exons ATGTCATCATCTAAGAAACACGCCCTTTTCATAGCTAGTCTTGTAATCCTCTGGTACTCATCAAACATTGGTGTTTTGCTTCTAAACAAGCTCTTGTTATCAAACTATGGCTTTAGATTTCCAATCTTTCTCACAATGTGCCACATGTCAGCCTGCGCTATACTTAGTTACTTATCTATTGTTTTCTTCAAGATTGTGCCTTTGCAAGTTGTTAAATCTAAACCTCAGTTTTTAAAGATTGCAACTTTGAGTGTTGTGTTTTGTGGGTCTGTTGTTGGTGGCAATATTTCTTTGAGGTACTTGCCTGTGTCGTTTAACCAGGCTGTTGGGGCCACTACACCTTTTTTTACAGCTGTTTTTGCTTACTTGATGACTTTCAAGAGGGAAGCTTGGGTTACTTATGGCGCTCTTGTGCCTGTTGTTGTTGGTGTGATTATTGCCAGTGGA GGTGAGCCAGGCTTTCACTTGTTTGGCTTCATTATGTGCATAAGTGCGACTGCTGCAAGGGCATTCAAGTCTGTTCTTCAGGGCATCCTGCTTTCTTCTGAAGG AGAAAAGTTGAACTCAATGAATTTGCTTTTGTACATGTCCCCAATTGCTGTTTTGGTATTATTACCTGCAGCACTTGTAATGGAGCCGAATGTATTGGATGTCACTTTAGAACTTGGAAGGAAACACAAGTATATGTGGCTGCTACTTCTCCTTAATTCAACAATGGCCTACTCAGCTAACTTGACAAACTTCTTGGTTACCAAACATACAAGTCCGCTGACACTCCAG GTGTTAGGCAATGCGAAGGGTGCTGTGGCTGTTGTTATCTCAATTTTTATCTTCAGGAATCCTGTAACATTTGTGGGCATCGCCGGATATTCGATGACTGTTCTCGGGGTGGTTGCTTATGGAGAAGCAAAGAGAAGATTTAGATGA
- the LOC133690182 gene encoding putative calcium-transporting ATPase 11, plasma membrane-type, translating into MDKLLKDFEVEPKNTSEDALRKWRRAVTIVKNPRRRFRMVADLAKRAAAERKIRSIQEKIRIALYVKRAALQFLDAGAAAENASGQSEYKISDEVKEAGFEIDPDELASIVREHGMKGLKKNGGVDGIAEKVSVSFEEGVRTSDVSTRQKIYGCNRYTEKPPRSFLMFVWEAMQDLTLIILMICALVSIGVGIATEGWPKGMYDGLGIILSVFLVVMVTAASDYNQSLQFRDLDREKKKISIQVTRDGRKQEISIYDLVVGDVVQLSIGDIVPADGIYISGYSLVIDESSLSGESEPVNVYENKPLLLSGTKVQDGSGKMIVTAVGMRTEWGKLMETLSEGGEDETPLQVKLNGVATVIGKIGLAFAVLTFLVLTVRFLVEKALRHEFTDWSSSDAMTLLNYFAIAVTIIVVAVPEGLPLAVTLSLAFAMKKLMNEKALVRHLSACETMGSATCICTDKTGTLTTNCMVVDKIWIRGKTEVIKSRHSEGILEMGISEGVLSLLFQVIFQNTACETSKDENGKNKILGTPTEKALFEFGLLLGGDFDAQRKDFQIMKVEPFNSVRKKMSVLVALPSGELRAFCKGASEIVLKMCDKFLDDSGKSVPLSEEQILSISDVINGFASEALRTLCLAFKDLDDPAYEGSIPDFGYTLVTVVGIKDPVRPGVKDAVQTCLAAGITVRMVTGDNINTAKAIAKECGILTEGGVAIEGPEFRIMNPQQMRENIPKIQVMARSLPLDKHTLVTNLRNMFKEVVAVTGDGTNDAPALHEADIGLSMGIAGTEVAKESADVIIMDDNFTTILNVAKWGRAVYINIQKFVQFQLTVNVVALVINFASACITGSAPLTAVQLLWVNMIMDTLGALALATEPPNDGLMKRAPVGRGASFITKTMWRNIFGQSIYQLVILAVLQFDGKRLLGLSGTDATTMLNTVIFNTFVFCQVFNEINSRDIEKINVFRGMFSSWIFTGVMVITVVFQVIIVEFLGTLASTVPLSWQMWLFCVLIGAVSMPVAVVLKCIPVERGNPKQHDGYDALPPGPDQA; encoded by the exons ATGGACAAGTTATTGAAGGATTTTGAAGTGGAGCCGAAGAATACATCGGAAGATGCGTTAAGGAAATGGAGACGGGCTGTTACTATTGTCAAAAATCCTCGCCGGCGTTTCCGTATGGTCGCCGATCTGGCTAAGCGAGCCGCAGCCGAACGCAAAATACGCAGCATCCAg GAAAAGATACGAATTGCTCTTTATGTCAAAAGAGCAGCTCTGCAGTTCCTTGATG CTGGAGCTGCAGCTGAAAATGCTTCTGGTCAATCTGAATACAAGATTTCAGATGAGGTTAAAGAAGCAGGTTTTGAAATTGATCCAGATGAACTTGCATCCATTGTTCGTGAGCATGGTATGaagggtttgaaaaaaaatggtggAGTTGATGGGATTGCAGAGAAAGTCTCTGTCTCATTCGAAGAAGGTGTTCGCACTAGTGATGTATCTACCAGACAAAAGATTTATGGCTGCAACCGTTACACAGAGAAACCTCCTCGAAGCTTTTTAATGTTTGTGTGGGAAGCAATGCAAGACTTGACATTGATTATCCTTATGATATGTGCTTTGGTTTCTATAGGTGTAGGAATTGCAACTGAAGGGTGGCCAAAGGGCATGTATGATGGATTGGGAATCATACTTAGTGTATTCTTGGTAGTCATGGTTACTGCTGCAAGTGATTACAACCAATCCTTACAATTTAGGGACCTGGatagggaaaagaaaaagatttctATTCAGGTGACAAGAGATGGACGAAAACAAGAGATCTCCATTTATGACTTGGTTGTTGGAGATGTGGTCCAATTATCTATTGGAGACATAGTTCCAGCTGATGGGATTTACATATCAGGATACAGCTTGGTGATTGACGAGTCAAGCTTATCAGGGGAGAGTGAACCAGTGAATGTATATGAAAATAAACCTTTACTTCTTTCAGGAACTAAAGTGCAGGATGGGTCAGGAAAGATGATAGTGACTGCAGTTGGTATGAGGACTGAATGGGGAAAGCTGATGGAAACTCTTAGTGAGGGTGGAGAAGATGAGACCCCACTTCAGGTGAAGTTGAATGGGGTTGCTACTGTTATTGGAAAGATCGGTTTGGCTTTTGCTGTGCTTACATTTTTGGTGTTAACTGTGAGGTTTCTGGTGGAAAAGGCGCTTCGTCATGAGTTCACAGATTGGTCTTCAAGTGATGCGATGACACTTCTTAACTACTTTGCTATTGCAGTAACAATAATCGTAGTTGCTGTTCCTGAAGGATTACCATTGGCAGTGACTTTGAGTCTTGCCTTTGCAATGAAGAAACTAATGAATGAGAAGGCACTTGTCAGGCATCTCTCTGCTTGTGAGACAATGGGTTCTGCTACTTGCATTTGCACAGATAAGACAGGGACGTTAACCACAAATTGTATGGTGGTTGATAAGATATGGATACGTGGAAAAACTGAAGTTATTAAAAGCAGACACAGTGAAGGCATTTTAGAGATGGGAATATCTGAAGGTGTATTAAGCCTCCTGTTTCAggttatatttcaaaatactgCTTGTGAAACAAGTAAAGATGAAAATGGAAAGAACAAGATTTTAGGAACACCGACAGAGAAAGCTCTGTTTGAATTTGGCTTGCTTTTGGGCGGTGACTTTGATGCACAACGCAAAGATTTTCAGATAATGAAGGTTGAGCCTTTCAATTCTGTGAGGAAGAAGATGTCCGTGCTAGTGGCACTTCCTAGTGGGGAGCTACGAGCTTTCTGCAAAGGTGCATCAGAAATCGTATTAAAAATGTGTGACAAGTTTCTTGATGACAGTGGAAAATCAGTTCCTCTTTCTGAAGAACAGATATTGAGCATATCAGATGTTATAAATGGCTTTGCCTCTGAAGCTCTGAGAACTCTATGCTTGGCTTTTAAAGATCTAGATGACCCTGCTTATGAAGGCAGCATCCCTGATTTTGGCTACACGTTGGTAACAGTTGTTGGAATCAAGGATCCAGTGCGTCCTGGTGTCAAGGATGCTGTTCAGACTTGTCTTGCAGCTGGCATAACTGTTCGTATGGTGACCGGTGATAATATAAATACGGCCAAAGCTATAGCCAAGGAATGTGGAATACTTACTGAGGGTGGTGTGGCCATAGAAGGACCTGAGTTTCGGATCATGAATCCTCAGCAGATGAGGGAAAACATTCCCAAAATTCAG GTAATGGCTCGGTCGTTGCCTTTGGATAAGCACACCTTGGTCACCAATTTGAGGAATATGTTCAAAGAGGTGGTAGCAGTAACTGGTGATGGGACCAATGATGCTCCCGCATTGCATGAGGCTGACATTGGACTTTCTATGGGCATAGCAGGAACAGAG GTTGCAAAAGAAAGCGCTGATGTCATCATAATGGATGACAATTTTACGACCATTTTAAATGTTGCTAAATGGGGTCGTGCAGTCTACATAAACATTCAAAAGTTTGTGCAATTCCAGCTAACAGTTAACGTTGTTGctcttgtaattaattttgCCTCTGCATGCATCACAG GATCTGCTCCCCTGACTGCTGTGCAGTTGCTTTGGGTTAACATGATTATGGACACACTTGGGGCATTGGCGCTTGCTACAGAACCTCCAAATGATGGGCTGATGAAAAGGGCACCTGTAGGGAGGGGTGCAAGCTTCATTACAAAGACCATGTGGAGGAATATATTTGGTCAGAGTATCTATCAGCTGGTCATCCTTGCAGTTCTCCAATTTGATGGGAAGCGTCTTTTAGGACTTAGTGGCACAGATGCTACCACTATGCTCAATACTGTGATATTCAACACTTTCGTGTTTTGCCAG GtgtttaatgaaataaacagTCGTGATATAGAGAAGATCAACGTCTTCCGGGGCATGTTCAGCAGCTGGATATTCACAGGTGTTATGGTTATAACAGTCGTATTCCAAGTAATCATAGTCGAGTTCCTGGGAACTCTTGCAAGCACTGTGCCCTTGAGCTGGCAAATGTGGCTATTCTGCGTTTTAATTGGAGCTGTTAGCATGCCCGTTGCCGTTGTCCTAAAGTGCATTCCTGTTGAAAGAGGGAATCCTAAGCAGCATGATGGTTATGATGCTCTCCCACCTGGTCCAGACCAAGCTTAA